In Micromonospora sp. LH3U1, one genomic interval encodes:
- a CDS encoding permease prefix domain 1-containing protein: MNTLTDRYLAATLRSVPSPRRDEIATELRASIEDMVEDRTGGGQDATAAEREVLTELGNPDLLAARYADRRLQLIGPTYYLVWLRLLKLLLSLIPAIVGTVVLVVDVADGKGFGAIGPAIVVAMQVAVQIAFWLTLTFALIDRSQTTAGLPEWTVDQLPDVPAHRDVSLADTIASVAMLVLTIGYLPFQHYQSWVHETDGGNIPILDPALWSFWLPALMAVLLAEVVFEIVKYRIGRWTWNLFGVKALLNLAFAVPLVWLVLSDRLLNPALGERLSWLAEGDNRNTLGAAIAVGAAVVMVWELIDTATKTRRQAA; this comes from the coding sequence ATGAACACCCTGACCGACCGCTACCTCGCCGCCACCCTGCGCTCGGTGCCTTCCCCACGCCGGGACGAGATCGCCACCGAGCTGCGCGCCTCGATCGAGGACATGGTCGAGGACCGGACCGGCGGCGGCCAGGACGCCACCGCCGCCGAGCGGGAGGTGCTCACCGAGCTGGGCAACCCCGACCTGCTGGCCGCCCGGTACGCCGACCGCCGGCTGCAGCTCATCGGCCCGACCTACTACCTGGTCTGGCTGCGGCTGCTGAAGCTGCTGCTCAGCCTCATCCCGGCGATCGTCGGCACGGTGGTCCTGGTGGTCGACGTGGCGGACGGCAAGGGGTTCGGGGCCATCGGGCCAGCCATTGTCGTCGCCATGCAGGTGGCCGTGCAGATCGCCTTCTGGCTCACCCTGACCTTCGCCCTCATCGACCGGTCCCAGACCACGGCCGGTCTGCCCGAATGGACCGTCGACCAACTGCCCGACGTCCCCGCGCACCGGGATGTCTCCCTCGCCGACACCATCGCGTCGGTGGCCATGCTGGTGCTGACCATCGGGTACCTGCCCTTCCAGCACTACCAGTCCTGGGTGCACGAGACCGACGGCGGCAACATCCCGATCCTCGACCCGGCGCTGTGGTCGTTCTGGCTGCCGGCGCTGATGGCGGTGCTGCTGGCCGAGGTGGTGTTCGAGATCGTCAAGTACCGGATCGGGCGCTGGACCTGGAACCTGTTCGGGGTGAAGGCCCTTCTCAACCTGGCGTTCGCGGTGCCGCTGGTGTGGTTGGTGCTCTCCGACCGGCTGCTCAACCCGGCCCTCGGCGAGCGGCTGAGCTGGCTGGCGGAAGGGGACAACCGGAACACACTCGGAGCTGCCATCGCAGTGGGCGCGGCCGTGGTCATGGTCTGGGAACTGATCGACACCGCCACCAAGACCCGCCGTCAGGCGGCGTGA
- a CDS encoding PadR family transcriptional regulator encodes MVSEDVLRTHLQELRRGTVVVASLVALRRPNYGYALLQRLTDHGFPVDANTLYPLLRRLEDQGLLTSEWNTEESRPRKFYRTSDEGESMLSRLLDDLAAVQTSITGLIQGEDR; translated from the coding sequence ATGGTTAGCGAGGACGTTCTACGGACGCACCTACAGGAGTTGCGTCGAGGCACCGTCGTGGTGGCCAGCCTGGTCGCGCTCCGCCGGCCGAACTACGGCTACGCACTCCTGCAACGGCTCACCGACCACGGCTTTCCGGTGGACGCCAACACGCTCTACCCGCTGCTGCGTCGCCTGGAGGACCAAGGCCTCCTGACCAGCGAGTGGAACACCGAGGAAAGCCGGCCGCGCAAGTTCTACCGGACCAGCGACGAGGGCGAGTCGATGCTGAGCCGGCTCCTCGACGACCTCGCCGCCGTGCAGACCTCCATCACCGGGCTGATTCAAGGAGAAGACCGATGA
- a CDS encoding serine/threonine-protein kinase, translated as MTAPQRIGPYAIERLLGVGSFATVWLGYDPVLDAYVAIKVLAENWSHDLRVRERFRDEARLLRRLEHERLVRVHGVGELPDGRPYAVLAWADGGSLRDRLAAGEIPVPTALRLLGEVCAGVAVLHRHGVVHRDLTPGNILFRSAGASPGTERVLIADLGLAKALAAASGLTARAGTPGYMAPEQDDPGAVIDTRADVYGLGRLGIRLLAAEPLRVGSDPPRPAGALRLRDDVPVRLAAVLIRATAHQPADRYPDAAALHAALDRATNPVRQPPSPRSAARRPYRLRLAGAAVVAVAVLGGAGAEPGGTGSGRPGGATYTAGPLTVTLPDGWSATGTTWAGQYGVDGEAEPALVMSPQPRRWAADPRVPGAFVGFSTTTAARTTPAGFLAERTHGDCASAPARTTRQSGVEWTVVAYRCDLGRPRIVESAGRHPGRAALVYVQVVPPADSGHDFVDTLLAGVRVR; from the coding sequence GTGACGGCTCCGCAGCGGATCGGGCCCTACGCCATCGAGCGACTGCTGGGCGTCGGCTCGTTCGCCACGGTCTGGCTGGGCTACGACCCGGTGCTCGACGCGTACGTGGCGATCAAGGTGCTGGCCGAGAACTGGAGCCACGACCTGCGGGTCCGGGAACGCTTCCGCGACGAGGCCCGGCTGCTGCGCAGGCTGGAGCACGAGCGGCTGGTCCGGGTGCACGGAGTCGGTGAGCTGCCCGACGGCCGGCCGTACGCGGTCCTGGCCTGGGCGGACGGGGGAAGCCTGCGGGACCGCCTGGCCGCCGGTGAGATCCCGGTGCCGACGGCGCTGCGGCTGCTCGGCGAGGTCTGCGCCGGGGTCGCCGTGCTGCATCGGCACGGCGTCGTGCACCGCGATCTCACGCCGGGCAACATCCTGTTCCGCTCCGCCGGCGCGAGCCCCGGCACCGAACGGGTGCTGATCGCCGACCTCGGCCTCGCCAAGGCGCTCGCCGCCGCCTCCGGCCTCACCGCCAGGGCGGGCACCCCCGGCTACATGGCACCGGAACAGGACGACCCGGGCGCGGTGATCGACACCCGTGCCGACGTGTACGGGCTCGGTCGGCTCGGAATCCGTCTGCTCGCCGCCGAACCCCTGCGCGTCGGGTCCGACCCGCCCCGACCGGCCGGCGCCCTCCGGCTGCGCGACGACGTACCGGTGCGGCTGGCGGCGGTGCTCATCCGGGCCACCGCCCACCAACCCGCCGACCGCTATCCGGACGCCGCCGCGCTGCACGCCGCGCTGGACCGGGCCACCAACCCCGTACGGCAGCCGCCGTCGCCCCGGTCGGCGGCCCGTCGCCCGTACCGGTTGCGGCTTGCCGGGGCGGCCGTCGTGGCCGTCGCCGTGCTGGGTGGCGCGGGCGCCGAGCCGGGCGGCACCGGGTCCGGACGGCCTGGCGGTGCCACGTACACCGCCGGGCCGCTCACCGTGACGTTGCCGGACGGCTGGTCGGCCACCGGTACGACGTGGGCCGGTCAGTACGGCGTCGACGGCGAAGCGGAACCCGCGCTGGTGATGTCGCCGCAGCCCCGCCGCTGGGCCGCCGACCCTCGGGTGCCCGGCGCGTTCGTCGGCTTCTCCACCACCACGGCGGCGCGCACCACGCCCGCCGGGTTCCTGGCCGAGCGCACACACGGGGACTGCGCGTCCGCGCCGGCCCGCACCACCCGGCAGTCGGGCGTCGAGTGGACCGTGGTGGCGTACCGCTGTGACCTGGGCCGGCCGCGGATCGTCGAGTCGGCCGGGCGGCATCCCGGCCGCGCCGCCCTGGTGTACGTGCAGGTCGTGCCACCGGCAGACAGTGGGCATGACTTCGTGGACACGCTGCTCGCCGGAGTGCGGGTGCGCTGA
- a CDS encoding RNA polymerase sigma factor translates to MPDADDIDALARSAAHGDPAALDALLLAVRPEVLRLCARFLPSREDAEEACQDTLLALAGGITRFEGRSSFRTWLHRLTANRARSTYRTLRRRWRLEAGGVPLPDQADPRRTSVVAGTRLDLLDAFDAVRPDLAEVVALRDVLGLSYPEIAALLDVPVGTVKSRLHLARQQVRQRLGAE, encoded by the coding sequence ATGCCCGACGCGGACGACATCGACGCCCTGGCCCGGTCCGCCGCGCACGGCGACCCGGCCGCGCTGGACGCTCTGCTGCTCGCGGTACGCCCCGAGGTGCTGCGGCTGTGCGCACGGTTCCTGCCCAGCCGGGAGGACGCCGAGGAGGCCTGCCAGGACACGCTGCTCGCGCTGGCCGGCGGCATCACCCGGTTCGAGGGGCGCTCCTCGTTCCGCACCTGGCTGCACCGGCTGACCGCCAACCGGGCCCGCTCGACGTACCGCACGCTGCGCCGCCGCTGGCGGCTGGAGGCCGGTGGCGTACCGCTGCCCGACCAGGCCGACCCACGGCGGACCAGCGTGGTCGCGGGCACCCGCCTCGACCTGCTCGACGCCTTCGACGCCGTCCGCCCCGACCTCGCCGAGGTGGTGGCCCTGCGCGACGTCCTCGGGCTGAGCTATCCCGAGATCGCCGCACTGCTCGACGTGCCGGTGGGCACGGTGAAGTCCCGGCTGCACCTGGCCCGACAGCAGGTCCGGCAACGACTCGGCGCCGAATGA
- a CDS encoding L-threonylcarbamoyladenylate synthase produces the protein MARYYDVHPENPQPRIIGQVADLIRGGGLVAYPTDSCYALGIQLGNQDGLDRIRQIRHLDDRHHFTLVCRDFAQLGQFVQISNAVFRLVKASTPGSYTFILPATREVPRRMLHPKKRTVGVRVPRHTVTQALLAELGEPLVSSTLVLPGDDEPMTQGWEIKERLDHQLDAVLDAGDCGMEPTTVIDLSGPEPEILRRGAGDVSRFE, from the coding sequence ATGGCGAGGTACTACGACGTGCACCCGGAGAACCCCCAGCCCCGGATCATCGGCCAGGTCGCCGACCTGATCCGAGGTGGTGGACTGGTCGCCTACCCGACGGACTCCTGCTACGCGCTCGGCATCCAGCTGGGCAACCAGGATGGGCTGGACCGGATCCGCCAGATCCGCCACCTCGACGACCGGCACCACTTCACGCTGGTCTGCCGGGACTTCGCGCAGCTCGGCCAGTTCGTCCAGATCAGCAACGCGGTCTTCCGCCTGGTGAAGGCATCCACCCCGGGCAGCTACACCTTCATCCTGCCGGCCACCCGCGAGGTGCCGCGCCGGATGCTGCACCCGAAGAAGCGCACCGTCGGCGTCCGCGTACCCCGCCACACCGTCACCCAGGCGCTGCTGGCCGAGCTGGGCGAGCCGCTGGTGTCGAGCACCCTGGTCCTGCCCGGCGACGACGAGCCGATGACCCAGGGCTGGGAGATCAAGGAACGACTCGACCACCAGCTCGACGCGGTGCTCGACGCCGGCGACTGCGGCATGGAGCCGACGACCGTGATCGACCTGTCCGGGCCCGAGCCGGAGATCCTGCGCCGGGGCGCCGGCGACGTGTCCCGCTTCGAGTAG
- the dnaE gene encoding DNA polymerase III subunit alpha encodes MADSFAHLHVHTEYSMLDGAARLKDLFAEAKRLGMSAVAITDHGNMHGANDFYNQAMAAGITPILGVEAYVAPESRYHKARVKWGRPEQKSDDISGNGAITHKTMWAKNAQGLKNLFTLNSRASMEGHYVKWPRMDMELIAEHAEGIMATTGCPSGAVQTRLRLGQFDEALKVAASYQDIFGKDNYFLEIMDHGLSIESRVREGLTEIARKLDIPPVVTNDSHYTHEAQATAHDVLLCVQTGSNIDDPNRFRFEGGGYFIKSADQMRAVDSSELWQEGCRNTLLVAEKVDPTGMFQFHNLMPRFPVPEGETEESWFRKETFAGLARRYPNGIPEGHVVQAEYELGVINQMGFPSYFLVVADFIRWAKNQGIAVGPGRGSAAGSLVAYALGITDLDPIQHGLIFERFLNPERVSMPDVDIDFDERRRGEVIKYVTDKWGEDKVAQIATFGTIKAKAAIKDSARVLGFPYAVGDRITKAMPPAVMGKDIPLTGIFDAKHPRYAEAGEIRGLYDSDPDVRKVIDTAKGIEGLIRQTGVHAAGVIMSAEPIIEHIPLSRRDADGAIITQFDYPTCESLGLLKMDFLGLRNLTIIDDAVKNIELNHDKKLDLLALPLDDPAAYELLARGDTLGVFQLDGGPMRSLLRLMKPDNFEDISAVLALYRPGPMGVDSHTNYALRKNGLQEITPIHPELEEPLREILAPTHGLIVYQEQVQRAAQILAGYTLGQADLLRRAMGKKKKEILDKEFIPFRDGCRERGYSDEAIQAVWDVLVPFAGYAFNKAHSAAYGLVSYWTAYLKAHYPAEYMAGLLTSVGDDKDKMALYLSECRRMRIQVLPPDVNTSAGPFTPVGTDIRFGLAAVRNVGANVVASIMRCRNEKGDYADFYDFLSKVDAVVCNKKTIESLIKAGAFDSLDHPRKGLLAVHADAIDAYADVKRKEAVGQYDLFGAGFGDGDTGSTTVMPVIASNEWDKRDKLAFEREMLGLYVSDHPLFGLEHILGAAADTTIASLAEDGAVPDGAIVTLAGILSGVQRRVTKQGRAWASATLEDLAGGVETLFFPNTYEVIGQYIAEDAIVVVKGRVDRRDDTPRIMAMDMSMPDVSTSASNKPVTLTIPVHRCTPPLMEKLKETLVLHPGDTEVHVKLQNGGRTTTLRLGPFRVAATTALMGDLKSVLGPANVS; translated from the coding sequence ATGGCCGATTCGTTCGCGCATCTGCACGTGCACACGGAGTATTCGATGCTCGACGGAGCGGCCCGCCTCAAGGACCTGTTCGCCGAGGCCAAGCGGCTCGGCATGTCCGCCGTGGCGATCACCGACCATGGCAACATGCACGGCGCGAACGACTTCTACAACCAGGCGATGGCCGCCGGGATCACGCCGATCCTGGGCGTCGAGGCGTACGTGGCACCGGAGTCGCGCTACCACAAGGCGCGGGTCAAGTGGGGTCGGCCGGAGCAGAAGAGCGACGACATCTCGGGTAACGGCGCGATCACCCACAAGACCATGTGGGCGAAGAACGCGCAGGGCCTGAAGAACCTGTTCACCCTCAACTCGCGCGCGTCCATGGAGGGGCACTACGTCAAGTGGCCCCGGATGGACATGGAGCTGATCGCCGAGCACGCCGAGGGCATCATGGCCACCACCGGCTGCCCGTCCGGTGCCGTGCAGACCCGGCTGCGGCTGGGCCAGTTCGACGAAGCCCTCAAGGTCGCCGCCAGCTACCAGGACATCTTCGGCAAGGACAACTACTTCCTGGAGATCATGGATCACGGCCTCTCCATCGAGAGCCGGGTCCGCGAGGGGCTCACCGAGATCGCCCGCAAGCTGGACATCCCGCCGGTGGTCACGAACGACTCGCACTACACCCACGAGGCGCAGGCCACCGCCCACGACGTGCTGCTCTGCGTGCAGACCGGCAGCAACATCGACGACCCCAACCGGTTCCGGTTCGAGGGCGGCGGCTACTTCATCAAGAGTGCCGACCAGATGCGCGCGGTGGACTCGTCGGAGCTGTGGCAGGAGGGTTGCCGCAACACCCTGCTGGTCGCCGAGAAGGTCGACCCGACCGGCATGTTCCAGTTCCACAACCTGATGCCGCGCTTCCCGGTGCCCGAGGGCGAGACCGAGGAGTCCTGGTTCCGCAAGGAGACCTTCGCCGGCCTGGCCCGCCGCTACCCGAACGGTATCCCGGAGGGGCACGTCGTCCAGGCGGAGTACGAGCTGGGCGTCATCAACCAGATGGGCTTCCCGTCGTACTTCCTCGTGGTCGCCGACTTCATCCGGTGGGCGAAGAACCAGGGCATCGCGGTGGGTCCGGGCCGTGGCTCGGCTGCCGGCTCTCTCGTCGCGTACGCGCTGGGCATCACCGACCTGGACCCGATCCAGCACGGCCTGATCTTCGAGCGGTTCCTCAACCCCGAGCGTGTCTCGATGCCGGATGTCGACATCGACTTCGACGAGCGTCGGCGCGGTGAGGTGATCAAGTACGTCACCGACAAGTGGGGTGAGGACAAGGTCGCCCAGATCGCCACCTTCGGCACGATCAAGGCGAAGGCCGCGATCAAGGACTCGGCCCGGGTCCTCGGCTTCCCGTACGCGGTCGGCGACCGGATCACCAAGGCGATGCCGCCGGCCGTGATGGGCAAGGACATCCCGCTCACCGGCATCTTCGACGCGAAGCACCCCCGCTACGCCGAGGCCGGCGAGATCCGCGGCCTGTACGACTCCGACCCGGACGTCCGCAAGGTGATCGACACCGCCAAGGGCATCGAGGGGCTGATCCGGCAGACCGGTGTGCACGCCGCCGGCGTCATCATGTCCGCCGAGCCGATCATCGAGCACATCCCGTTGTCGCGCCGCGACGCCGACGGGGCGATCATCACGCAGTTCGACTACCCGACCTGCGAGTCGCTCGGGCTGCTGAAGATGGACTTCCTCGGCCTGCGCAACCTGACGATCATCGACGACGCGGTCAAGAACATCGAGCTCAACCACGACAAGAAGCTCGACCTGTTGGCCCTGCCGCTGGACGACCCGGCCGCGTACGAGCTGCTGGCCCGCGGTGACACCCTGGGCGTGTTCCAGCTCGACGGCGGGCCGATGCGGTCGCTACTGCGGTTGATGAAGCCGGACAACTTCGAGGACATCTCGGCCGTCCTGGCCCTGTACCGGCCCGGCCCGATGGGCGTCGACTCGCACACCAACTACGCGCTGCGCAAGAACGGCCTCCAGGAGATCACGCCGATCCACCCGGAGCTGGAGGAGCCGCTGCGGGAGATCCTGGCGCCCACCCACGGCCTGATCGTCTACCAGGAGCAGGTGCAGCGCGCCGCGCAGATCCTCGCCGGCTACACCCTCGGTCAGGCGGACCTGCTGCGCCGGGCGATGGGTAAGAAGAAGAAGGAGATCCTCGACAAGGAGTTCATCCCGTTCCGGGACGGCTGCCGCGAGCGCGGCTACTCCGACGAGGCGATCCAGGCGGTGTGGGACGTCCTGGTGCCGTTCGCCGGGTACGCCTTCAACAAGGCGCACTCCGCCGCGTACGGCCTGGTCTCCTATTGGACCGCGTACCTGAAGGCGCACTACCCGGCCGAGTACATGGCCGGGCTGCTGACCTCCGTCGGTGACGACAAGGACAAGATGGCTCTCTATCTGTCCGAGTGTCGCCGGATGCGCATCCAGGTGCTGCCACCGGACGTGAACACCTCCGCCGGGCCGTTCACCCCGGTCGGCACGGACATCCGCTTCGGCCTGGCCGCGGTGCGCAACGTCGGCGCGAACGTGGTCGCCTCGATCATGCGGTGCCGCAACGAGAAGGGCGACTACGCCGACTTCTACGACTTCCTGTCCAAGGTGGACGCGGTGGTCTGCAACAAGAAGACGATCGAATCGCTGATCAAGGCGGGTGCGTTCGACTCGCTGGACCACCCCCGCAAGGGCCTGCTCGCGGTGCACGCCGACGCCATCGACGCGTACGCCGATGTGAAGCGCAAGGAGGCGGTCGGCCAGTACGACCTCTTCGGTGCCGGCTTCGGTGACGGCGACACCGGCAGCACGACGGTCATGCCGGTCATCGCGAGCAACGAGTGGGACAAGCGCGACAAGCTGGCCTTCGAACGCGAGATGCTCGGCCTGTACGTCTCCGACCACCCCCTGTTCGGCCTGGAGCACATCCTCGGCGCGGCGGCCGACACCACCATCGCATCCCTGGCCGAGGACGGCGCGGTGCCCGACGGGGCGATCGTCACCCTCGCCGGCATCCTCTCCGGGGTGCAGCGCCGGGTCACCAAACAGGGCCGCGCCTGGGCCTCGGCCACCCTGGAGGACCTGGCCGGTGGGGTGGAGACGCTGTTCTTCCCCAACACCTACGAGGTGATCGGGCAGTACATCGCCGAGGACGCCATCGTCGTGGTCAAGGGTCGCGTCGACCGCCGCGACGACACCCCACGGATCATGGCGATGGACATGTCCATGCCGGATGTCAGCACCAGCGCCAGCAACAAGCCGGTCACCCTCACCATCCCGGTGCACCGGTGCACCCCACCGTTGATGGAGAAGCTCAAGGAAACCCTGGTGCTGCACCCCGGCGACACCGAAGTGCACGTCAAACTGCAGAACGGCGGGCGTACCACCACCCTGCGGCTGGGCCCGTTCCGGGTGGCGGCGACCACCGCGCTGATGGGTGACCTGAAGAGCGTCCTCGGCCCGGCCAACGTGAGCTGA
- the abc-f gene encoding ribosomal protection-like ABC-F family protein yields MSDAFIVCSNLSFSWPDDTPVFAELSFSVPGGRTGLVAPNGSGKSTLLRLIAGELRPTGGSVTVDGLLGYLPQTLPLAGELTVAEVLGVAERIAALHAIEAGDASEEHFATIGDDWDIEERTRAELDRLGLGDLVLDRRLNTLSGGQVVSLGLAAQLLRRPDVLLLDEPTNNLDVAARHKLYDVLTDWAGCLLLVSHDRELLDRMDRIAELDRGEIRWYGGTFTAYTEAVQAAREVAESNLRNAEQDVKREKREMQQARERADRRASNASRNLKNAGLPKIFAGTMKRNAQEAAGKSHETHSARLGQAKTRLDEAGRALREEDRINVELPDTTVPGGRTVFTGQGMRVRFGDRDLFAGDGADLVIRGPERIALTGANGVGKSTLLRLVEGDLEPSGGELKRADGRIAYLSQRLDLLDLDRTVAENFAAYAPSLSDAQRMNLLARFLFRGTRVNLPVGVLSGGERLRATLACVLCADPAPQLLLLDEPTNNLDLVSVGQLESALSAYQGAFVVVSHDERFLAEIGVQRWLRLADGQLREISAPDRG; encoded by the coding sequence ATGTCTGATGCGTTCATTGTCTGCTCGAACCTGTCCTTTTCATGGCCGGATGACACCCCGGTCTTCGCGGAGCTGTCCTTCTCCGTCCCCGGTGGCCGCACCGGCCTGGTCGCGCCCAACGGCTCCGGCAAGAGCACCCTGCTGCGGCTGATCGCCGGGGAGCTGCGGCCCACCGGCGGCAGCGTCACCGTCGACGGCCTGCTCGGTTACCTCCCGCAGACCCTGCCGCTGGCTGGTGAGCTGACGGTGGCCGAGGTGCTCGGCGTCGCCGAGCGGATCGCGGCGCTGCACGCGATCGAGGCCGGCGACGCCAGCGAGGAGCACTTCGCCACGATTGGCGACGACTGGGACATCGAGGAACGCACCCGCGCCGAGCTGGACCGGCTCGGCCTGGGCGACCTGGTACTCGACCGGCGGCTCAACACCCTCAGTGGCGGCCAGGTGGTCTCCCTCGGCCTGGCGGCGCAGTTGCTCCGACGCCCGGATGTGCTGCTGCTCGACGAGCCGACCAACAACCTGGACGTGGCCGCCCGGCACAAGCTCTATGACGTGCTGACGGACTGGGCTGGCTGCCTGCTCCTGGTCAGTCACGACCGGGAGCTGCTGGACCGGATGGACCGCATCGCCGAGCTGGACCGTGGCGAGATCCGCTGGTACGGGGGCACCTTCACCGCGTACACCGAGGCGGTGCAGGCGGCGCGTGAGGTGGCCGAGAGCAACCTGCGCAACGCCGAACAGGACGTCAAGCGGGAGAAGCGGGAGATGCAGCAGGCCCGCGAGCGAGCTGACCGGCGGGCCAGCAACGCCTCCAGGAACCTGAAGAACGCCGGCCTGCCGAAGATCTTCGCCGGCACCATGAAGCGCAATGCGCAGGAGGCCGCCGGAAAGTCCCACGAGACGCACTCGGCCCGGCTCGGCCAGGCCAAGACCCGGCTCGACGAGGCCGGCCGGGCGCTGCGCGAAGAGGACCGGATCAACGTGGAACTGCCGGACACCACCGTCCCAGGCGGCCGTACGGTCTTCACCGGGCAGGGGATGCGGGTCCGCTTCGGCGACCGGGATCTGTTCGCCGGCGACGGCGCCGACCTGGTGATCCGAGGGCCGGAGCGGATCGCGCTCACCGGGGCGAACGGAGTCGGCAAGTCGACCCTGCTGCGCCTGGTCGAGGGCGATCTGGAACCGTCCGGCGGCGAGCTGAAGCGGGCCGACGGTCGGATCGCGTACCTGTCGCAGCGGCTGGACCTGCTGGATCTCGACCGTACGGTGGCGGAGAACTTCGCCGCGTACGCGCCGAGCCTGTCAGACGCGCAGCGGATGAACCTGCTCGCCCGGTTCCTGTTCCGGGGCACCCGGGTGAACCTGCCCGTCGGGGTGCTCTCCGGCGGTGAGCGGCTGCGCGCCACTCTCGCCTGCGTGCTGTGCGCCGACCCGGCGCCGCAACTGCTGCTGCTCGACGAGCCGACCAACAACCTGGACCTGGTCAGCGTCGGTCAGTTGGAGAGCGCGCTGAGCGCGTACCAGGGAGCGTTCGTGGTGGTCAGCCACGACGAACGGTTCCTCGCCGAGATCGGCGTGCAGCGCTGGTTGCGGCTGGCCGACGGCCAGCTGCGGGAGATCAGCGCCCCCGACCGGGGCTGA
- a CDS encoding response regulator, translating to MTDIRVLVVEDEPLLAEAHSAYTERVPGFVVVGVAHTARAAMAVLRANEGGDVDLVLLDFRLPDLHGLDVCRALRAAGSSVDVLAVTSARDLAVVRTAVSLGVTHYLLKPFTFAAFRDKLERYADYRAQALADGEVAAQHEVDQMFATLRGTARHSLPKGLDAQTLDRVRAALTDGTRAQPGLSATEVSALTGTSRVTARRYLEYLVTVDRAARSPRYGTPGRPEVEYQPR from the coding sequence ATGACCGACATCCGGGTGCTGGTCGTCGAGGACGAGCCGCTGCTGGCCGAGGCGCACAGCGCGTACACCGAGCGGGTTCCCGGTTTCGTGGTCGTCGGGGTGGCGCACACCGCGCGGGCGGCGATGGCGGTCCTACGCGCCAACGAGGGCGGCGACGTCGACCTCGTACTCCTCGATTTTCGGCTGCCCGACCTGCACGGCCTGGACGTCTGCCGGGCGCTGCGCGCGGCCGGCAGCAGCGTCGACGTGCTCGCCGTGACGTCCGCGCGGGACCTGGCCGTGGTGCGCACCGCGGTGTCCCTCGGGGTGACCCACTACCTGCTCAAGCCGTTCACGTTCGCCGCGTTCCGCGACAAGCTGGAGCGGTACGCCGACTACCGCGCGCAGGCGCTCGCCGACGGCGAGGTGGCCGCCCAGCACGAGGTGGACCAGATGTTCGCCACCCTGCGCGGCACCGCCCGGCACAGCCTGCCCAAGGGGCTCGACGCGCAGACCCTCGATCGGGTACGCGCCGCGCTCACCGACGGAACCCGCGCGCAGCCGGGGCTGTCCGCGACCGAGGTGAGCGCGCTGACCGGCACCTCCCGGGTAACCGCCCGCCGCTACCTGGAGTACCTGGTGACCGTCGACCGGGCCGCGCGCAGTCCTCGCTACGGCACCCCCGGCCGCCCCGAGGTCGAGTACCAACCCAGGTAA